In the Passer domesticus isolate bPasDom1 chromosome 4, bPasDom1.hap1, whole genome shotgun sequence genome, one interval contains:
- the MYOZ2 gene encoding myozenin-2 isoform X2, whose translation MVEELSTLSNRGARLFKRRQRRSDKYTYENYHYVANKPRNRGEPIQSVRMDGLSVEGIPQHAPMTPPNTPDPRSPPHPDNIAPGYSGPLKEIPPEKFNTTAVPKYYQSPWIEAIRDDPELLEALYPKLFTPEAKPELPDYRSFNRVATPFGGFERASKLVKFKVPDYNMLMLNDPRFMILANPLAARRSFNRTPKGWTSENVPVVFIQPAESNTVPETEDL comes from the exons ATGGTGGAGGAGCTGTCGACGCTCAGCAACAGAGGGGCCAGGCTCTTCAAGCGGCGCCAGCGGAGATCTGACAAATACACATACGAAAATTATCATTACGTGGCCAACAAGCCAAGAAAT CGTGGAGAACCCATCCAGAGTGTCAGGATGGACGGCCTCAGTGTGGAAGGAATCCCCCAGCATGCCCCAATGACACCTCCCAACACACCTGACCCCCGGAGCCCTCCGCACCCTGACAACATCGCCCCAG GATATTCTGGACCACTgaaagaaattcctcctgaaaaGTTCAACACTACTGCTGTGCCAAAGTATTACCAGTCTCCCTGGATAGAAGCCATTAGGGATGATCCAGAACTGCTGGAAGCTTTATATCCTAAACTTTTTACACCTGAAGCAAAGCCAGAACTGCCTGACTACAGGAGCTTTAACAG AGTTGCCACTCCCTTTGGTGGTTTTGAGAGAGCATCAAAACTGGTTAAATTCAAGGTACCAGATTATAATATGCTGATGCTAAACGACCCCAGATTCATGATCCTTGCAAACCCTCTTGCTGCCAGAAGATCCTTCAACAGGACTCCCAAAGGATGGACATCCGAGAATGTCCCTGTAGTGTTCATTCAGCCTGCGGAATCCAACACCGTTCCAGAAACAGAGGACCTGTGA
- the MYOZ2 gene encoding myozenin-2 isoform X1, whose translation MLSDSALAKERKEQASAIMDEIHRNVSPTLNLGKKVSTPRDIMVEELSTLSNRGARLFKRRQRRSDKYTYENYHYVANKPRNRGEPIQSVRMDGLSVEGIPQHAPMTPPNTPDPRSPPHPDNIAPGYSGPLKEIPPEKFNTTAVPKYYQSPWIEAIRDDPELLEALYPKLFTPEAKPELPDYRSFNRVATPFGGFERASKLVKFKVPDYNMLMLNDPRFMILANPLAARRSFNRTPKGWTSENVPVVFIQPAESNTVPETEDL comes from the exons ATGTTATCAGATTCTGCCCTGGCCAAAGAGAGGAAAGAGCAAGCATCAGCCATTATGGATGAAATACACAGAAATG TCTCACCCACCCTGAACCTTGGGAAAAAGGTCAGCACGCCCAGAGATATCATGGTGGAGGAGCTGTCGACGCTCAGCAACAGAGGGGCCAGGCTCTTCAAGCGGCGCCAGCGGAGATCTGACAAATACACATACGAAAATTATCATTACGTGGCCAACAAGCCAAGAAAT CGTGGAGAACCCATCCAGAGTGTCAGGATGGACGGCCTCAGTGTGGAAGGAATCCCCCAGCATGCCCCAATGACACCTCCCAACACACCTGACCCCCGGAGCCCTCCGCACCCTGACAACATCGCCCCAG GATATTCTGGACCACTgaaagaaattcctcctgaaaaGTTCAACACTACTGCTGTGCCAAAGTATTACCAGTCTCCCTGGATAGAAGCCATTAGGGATGATCCAGAACTGCTGGAAGCTTTATATCCTAAACTTTTTACACCTGAAGCAAAGCCAGAACTGCCTGACTACAGGAGCTTTAACAG AGTTGCCACTCCCTTTGGTGGTTTTGAGAGAGCATCAAAACTGGTTAAATTCAAGGTACCAGATTATAATATGCTGATGCTAAACGACCCCAGATTCATGATCCTTGCAAACCCTCTTGCTGCCAGAAGATCCTTCAACAGGACTCCCAAAGGATGGACATCCGAGAATGTCCCTGTAGTGTTCATTCAGCCTGCGGAATCCAACACCGTTCCAGAAACAGAGGACCTGTGA